One region of Mucilaginibacter gotjawali genomic DNA includes:
- a CDS encoding phage tail protein, which produces MESFISTIYLWPLNWAPRNYANCQAQILAISSNAALFSLIGTTFGGNGTSTFQLPDFRGRLPLGYNPGGAPGVSVNTIGEVAGTENTTILISNMPSHTHTATFTGSGGGVKASTMQATQSVPGTSGANTLGATWDPTNVEAINGYVTDANPTVALTGFTPSGGTVTNSLTGNSIPLNIQNPYLVVNYIICIYGIFPSRN; this is translated from the coding sequence ATGGAATCATTTATCAGTACTATTTATTTATGGCCGCTTAACTGGGCGCCACGTAATTATGCAAATTGCCAGGCACAAATTTTGGCTATTAGTTCCAATGCAGCACTGTTTTCGCTTATCGGCACAACTTTTGGCGGCAACGGCACATCAACATTTCAATTGCCCGATTTCAGGGGCCGGTTGCCGCTAGGCTATAACCCCGGCGGCGCACCCGGCGTTAGTGTCAACACCATTGGTGAAGTTGCCGGAACTGAAAATACAACTATTTTAATAAGCAATATGCCGTCACATACCCATACGGCAACTTTTACAGGTTCGGGCGGAGGTGTTAAGGCTTCGACTATGCAGGCCACCCAAAGCGTACCCGGAACCAGCGGTGCAAATACCCTTGGCGCTACCTGGGACCCAACAAATGTTGAGGCTATTAATGGCTATGTTACAGACGCAAATCCGACTGTTGCCTTAACTGGATTTACACCATCCGGTGGTACCGTAACTAACTCTCTGACAGGGAATTCTATACCATTAAATATTCAAAACCCGTATTTGGTTGTGAATTATATCATTTGTATCTATGGTATTTTCCCCAGCCGTAATTAA
- a CDS encoding aspartyl/asparaginyl beta-hydroxylase domain-containing protein: MQTEILGTGSEWQPHINKYHYSGSWTVISLRSPGGSYKNIIPDLLGENDFMDTIYMDQFPSVKKLLQKLNCPVMSARFLNLQAGAIIKQHTDNELAFEKGEARLHFPVFTNPGVEFYSEEERIYLQEGECWYLNANLPHRVANKGNTDRIHLVVDCKVNNWLKDLIVSSGQAAFKPEGEVNKNDLLNMIRNLRDHHSETSDKLADKLEQQLKQATMDHNVI; the protein is encoded by the coding sequence ATGCAAACTGAAATCCTCGGAACGGGCAGTGAATGGCAGCCCCATATTAATAAGTATCATTATAGCGGATCATGGACAGTAATTTCCCTTCGCTCGCCGGGCGGCAGTTACAAAAACATCATACCGGATCTTCTAGGCGAAAATGACTTCATGGATACTATTTATATGGATCAATTTCCGTCCGTTAAAAAACTTCTTCAAAAACTGAATTGCCCGGTTATGTCCGCGCGATTTTTAAATTTGCAGGCAGGCGCAATTATCAAACAGCATACTGATAATGAATTAGCTTTCGAAAAAGGAGAAGCCCGTCTGCATTTTCCTGTTTTTACTAATCCCGGGGTAGAATTTTACAGCGAGGAAGAGCGTATTTATTTACAGGAAGGCGAATGTTGGTATTTAAATGCCAATTTGCCTCACCGGGTAGCAAATAAGGGCAATACAGACAGAATACACCTTGTAGTTGATTGTAAAGTGAACAATTGGCTAAAGGATCTGATAGTCTCATCCGGGCAAGCCGCATTTAAACCAGAAGGTGAAGTAAATAAGAACGACCTGCTGAATATGATCAGAAACCTGAGAGACCACCATTCGGAGACATCAGACAAACTTGCGGATAAACTGGAGCAACAGCTTAAACAAGCAACTATGGATCATAACGTTATTTAA
- a CDS encoding sulfotransferase: MENIALEWWIPYKLIGQENQLLCYWLNTYGQAFTEPFFEETILKCRVKDRKQIAHPAVSDPEMMMEWAKNLKYIQPSAVIFHISRCGSTLVSQMLATSDENIVLAEVPVFDDILRLSFKEPAVDDATIGNLLIAALKFHERGAYTGSLNEKQEKRVFIKTDSWHLFYYKQLRQLFPSVPFILMYRTPDEVFRSHRKQPGMQSVKGLIEPEIFGINALNMEDMSPDIYLASVLENYLSRYNEIVAKDKLCLLVNYNEGPMAILQKIAAFSKIQISKKDWQYMHDRSLYHSKKPNEPFNEEQVKNTPSCLAKAMELYRKLEGKRLC; the protein is encoded by the coding sequence ATGGAAAATATTGCACTGGAGTGGTGGATACCCTATAAACTGATCGGACAGGAAAACCAGTTATTGTGTTACTGGTTAAATACTTATGGCCAGGCATTTACCGAACCATTTTTTGAAGAAACTATCCTAAAATGCCGGGTTAAGGATCGCAAACAAATAGCGCATCCAGCAGTGAGCGATCCGGAAATGATGATGGAGTGGGCCAAAAACCTAAAATATATTCAACCATCCGCTGTCATCTTTCACATATCAAGGTGTGGATCAACGCTTGTTTCGCAAATGCTGGCAACTTCTGATGAAAACATTGTTTTAGCCGAGGTGCCCGTTTTTGACGACATTTTACGGCTTTCTTTTAAAGAGCCGGCCGTTGATGATGCGACAATAGGTAATTTATTGATAGCTGCACTAAAATTTCATGAACGAGGCGCCTATACCGGTAGTTTAAATGAAAAGCAAGAGAAGCGGGTATTTATTAAAACAGATAGCTGGCATTTGTTTTATTACAAACAGTTAAGACAGCTATTCCCATCTGTTCCTTTTATTTTGATGTACCGTACACCTGATGAAGTTTTCAGATCGCACCGAAAACAACCTGGCATGCAATCAGTTAAGGGTTTAATTGAACCGGAAATATTTGGCATTAATGCCCTTAATATGGAAGATATGAGCCCTGATATTTACCTTGCAAGTGTACTTGAAAACTACTTAAGCAGGTACAATGAAATTGTAGCAAAAGATAAACTATGCCTGCTTGTCAATTATAACGAAGGCCCGATGGCTATTTTACAAAAAATAGCTGCATTTTCAAAGATACAAATCAGCAAAAAGGATTGGCAATATATGCACGACCGAAGCCTGTATCATTCAAAAAAGCCAAATGAGCCTTTTAATGAAGAACAAGTAAAAAATACCCCCTCATGCCTCGCGAAAGCAATGGAATTATATCGCAAGTTAGAAGGAAAAAGGCTTTGCTGA